From Actinopolyspora lacussalsi, a single genomic window includes:
- a CDS encoding LCP family protein required for cell wall assembly (product_source=TIGR00350; cog=COG1316; pfam=PF03816; tigrfam=TIGR00350; transmembrane_helix_parts=Inside_1_58,TMhelix_59_81,Outside_82_370), protein MSDWSAKQPNGRGSASRGQQRGGYDYYRAGGSRGGRSSSRGHSGSGSASTPKRGKKRRWGRGIGLTLLLVVLLLVGLVVYVDSSLQRTDALADYSGRVEDTPGTNWLLVGSDSREGLDESQREELSAGDAGGRRTDTMMLMHIPAGGGKPVLVSLPRDSSVPIAGHGRNKLNAAFAFGGPQLLVRTVETITGVHMDHYAEIGLGGFANLVESVGGVEMCLDQPMDDPKAGVNLSAGCQRLDGSQALGFVRSRAYADGDLQRVENQRKLLGALIDKTTSPTTLLNPFRTFPLISATGDTFLLDNGDHVWHLAGLAGAMGDISSGEGLSGTVPIAGFDSLNGQSVVQWDSQRASRLFEAIAADRAVSEQMLG, encoded by the coding sequence ATGAGCGATTGGTCGGCGAAGCAGCCGAACGGGCGAGGCTCGGCGTCCCGCGGGCAGCAACGGGGCGGATACGACTACTACCGTGCCGGCGGTTCGCGCGGGGGGAGGTCGTCGTCCCGCGGGCATTCCGGTTCCGGTTCGGCTTCGACCCCCAAGCGCGGGAAGAAACGACGGTGGGGCCGCGGGATCGGTCTCACGCTGCTGCTGGTGGTGCTGCTGCTGGTGGGCCTCGTGGTCTATGTCGACAGTTCGCTGCAGCGCACCGACGCGTTGGCCGACTACTCGGGGCGGGTCGAGGACACGCCCGGCACGAACTGGTTGTTGGTGGGTTCCGACAGCCGTGAGGGACTCGACGAGTCGCAGCGTGAGGAGCTTTCGGCGGGCGATGCCGGAGGCAGGCGCACCGACACCATGATGCTGATGCACATTCCCGCCGGTGGAGGCAAACCGGTACTGGTCAGTCTGCCGCGGGACTCCTCGGTGCCCATCGCCGGGCACGGGCGGAACAAGCTCAACGCGGCGTTCGCGTTCGGCGGCCCGCAGCTGCTGGTGCGCACGGTGGAAACGATCACCGGGGTGCACATGGATCACTACGCCGAGATCGGCCTGGGGGGATTCGCCAATCTGGTCGAGTCGGTCGGCGGGGTCGAGATGTGTCTGGACCAGCCGATGGACGACCCCAAGGCGGGTGTGAACCTCTCCGCCGGGTGCCAGCGGCTCGACGGGTCGCAGGCGTTGGGTTTCGTGCGCAGCCGCGCCTACGCCGACGGGGATCTGCAGCGGGTGGAGAACCAGCGCAAACTGCTGGGGGCGTTGATCGACAAGACCACCAGCCCGACGACGTTGCTCAACCCGTTCCGGACGTTTCCGCTGATCTCGGCCACCGGCGACACGTTCCTGCTCGACAACGGTGATCACGTGTGGCACCTGGCGGGGCTGGCGGGAGCGATGGGCGACATTTCCTCCGGCGAGGGGTTGTCCGGCACGGTGCCCATCGCCGGGTTCGACAGTCTCAACGGCCAGTCGGTGGTGCAGTGGGATTCGCAGCGGGCGTCCCGGCTGTTCGAGGCCATCGCCGCCGACCGGGCTGTTTCCGAGCAGATGCTGGGCTAG
- a CDS encoding DNA-binding GntR family transcriptional regulator (product_source=COG1802; cath_funfam=1.10.10.10,1.20.120.530; cog=COG1802; pfam=PF00392,PF07729; smart=SM00345,SM00895; superfamily=46785,48008) codes for MTRGCEMLGVDEQNQAGELEPVQRKSTAAIVADQLRAAIMYGSLAPGSQLGEADLATQLGVSRGPLREAMQRLVQEGLLHSEPHRGLFVTTMEPEDVHDVYVARLAVERSACEQIVRHHRVDAVAELTGAHAKMVAAVAKDDRDGLTEADQEFHETLVAASRSPRLQRMAQTLLVEKRMCLAALVDTYPADTQALVDEHKGLVDAIEAGDEGLLLSRLEEHMNDALQRLTASLEQ; via the coding sequence ATGACGAGAGGGTGCGAGATGTTGGGAGTCGACGAACAGAACCAGGCCGGGGAGTTGGAACCGGTTCAGCGCAAGTCCACGGCGGCGATCGTCGCCGATCAGTTGCGTGCGGCGATCATGTATGGCTCGTTGGCTCCGGGGAGTCAGCTGGGTGAGGCCGATCTCGCCACGCAGCTGGGTGTCAGTCGTGGGCCGCTGCGGGAGGCGATGCAGCGCCTCGTTCAGGAAGGACTGCTGCACAGTGAACCCCACCGGGGTCTGTTCGTGACCACGATGGAGCCCGAGGATGTCCACGATGTGTATGTCGCGCGGCTGGCGGTCGAGCGCAGCGCGTGTGAGCAGATCGTGCGGCATCACCGGGTGGACGCGGTGGCGGAGCTGACCGGGGCGCACGCCAAGATGGTCGCTGCCGTGGCCAAGGATGACCGTGACGGGCTCACCGAGGCCGATCAGGAGTTTCACGAGACGCTCGTGGCGGCTTCTCGCAGCCCTCGGCTGCAGCGGATGGCGCAGACGTTGTTGGTGGAGAAGCGGATGTGTCTGGCCGCGTTGGTTGATACGTATCCGGCGGACACGCAGGCGTTGGTCGATGAGCACAAGGGGCTGGTGGATGCGATCGAGGCCGGGGACGAGGGGTTGTTGCTGTCGCGGTTGGAGGAGCACATGAACGATGCGTTGCAGCGGTTGACGGCTTCGCTCGAGCAGTAG
- a CDS encoding hypothetical protein (product_source=Hypo-rule applied; pfam=PF04672; superfamily=53335) — MDEKTAELNGDRPNSARLYDVFLGGNHNTEADRQLAERIKKSAPRWSLGAQLNRSFLRCAVHYMAAQGIDQFLDLGSGIPTVGNVHEIAAQHNPRARVVYVDYETIAYNTSRAELADNPNVTILNADLRDPRSVLDHPETRELLDFSRPVGLLIVGVLLFIGPRDRPGDIIATYRERLSSGSYLAISQASDDDLPADLRDEIDQVVASYEHADEQLVLRSHDEVAGWFSGTELVPPGLVHYPDWSPAQQALSEEQQSCRYGYVGVGRVP; from the coding sequence ATGGACGAGAAGACAGCGGAACTCAACGGGGACCGCCCGAACTCAGCCAGGCTCTACGACGTGTTCCTCGGCGGCAATCACAACACCGAAGCCGACCGGCAACTGGCCGAACGCATCAAGAAATCAGCGCCCCGCTGGTCACTGGGAGCGCAGCTCAACCGTTCCTTCCTGCGCTGCGCCGTGCATTACATGGCCGCACAGGGAATCGACCAGTTCCTCGATCTCGGTTCGGGCATCCCCACCGTGGGCAACGTTCACGAAATCGCGGCACAGCACAACCCACGAGCGCGAGTCGTCTACGTCGACTACGAAACGATCGCCTACAACACCTCCCGCGCCGAACTGGCCGACAACCCCAACGTCACGATCCTCAACGCCGACCTGCGCGACCCCCGGTCCGTCCTCGACCATCCGGAAACCCGCGAACTGCTGGACTTCTCCCGCCCCGTCGGGCTGCTCATCGTCGGTGTCCTGCTGTTCATCGGCCCGCGGGACCGGCCCGGTGACATCATCGCCACCTACCGCGAGCGACTCAGCTCCGGCAGCTACCTGGCGATCTCACAAGCCAGCGACGACGACCTGCCCGCCGACCTGCGGGACGAGATCGACCAGGTCGTGGCCTCCTACGAGCACGCCGACGAACAACTGGTGCTGCGCAGCCACGACGAAGTCGCGGGCTGGTTCTCCGGAACCGAGCTGGTTCCACCCGGACTCGTGCACTACCCCGACTGGAGTCCCGCCCAACAAGCCTTGAGCGAGGAACAGCAAAGCTGCCGATACGGCTACGTCGGAGTCGGACGCGTGCCCTGA
- a CDS encoding succinate-semialdehyde dehydrogenase/glutarate-semialdehyde dehydrogenase (product_source=KO:K00135; cath_funfam=3.40.605.10; cog=COG1012; ko=KO:K00135; pfam=PF00171; superfamily=53720; tigrfam=TIGR01780), translated as MNTHDQPHHPRETTVLDTVPRGLLIDGTWQSAAAERTFTVEDPSTTTTLCAVPDATADDALRALDAADRAQSSWASYPPRHRGEILRRAFETITSRHEDLSLLMTLEMGKPLAESRAEVTYAAEFFRWFAEEAVRIDGDYAVSPNGSGRMLVTRQPVGPSLMVTPWNFPMAMGTRKIGPAVAAGCTMVIKPAHQTPLTMLALGEILTEAGLPHGVLNIITARNADEVMRPLITDPRARKLTFTGSTPVGRTLIEQSARQVLKTSMELGGNAPFLVFGDADVDAAVDGAMLAKMRNIGEACTAANRFYLHRDIAEEFTDKLTRRMRALRLGRGVGDNVEVGPLIDSAQRDKVTELVDDAVGQGASVLTGGKAETGPGYYYPPTVLTDVPPSARLTSEEVFGPVAPISTFTDEDEAVTAANNTEFGLVSYAYTRDMPRALRVSESLQTGMVGLNQGVVSNAAAPFGGVKQSGIGREGGKIGIDEYLETKYIAVGGL; from the coding sequence ATGAACACCCACGACCAGCCACACCACCCCAGGGAAACCACCGTCCTCGACACCGTGCCCCGCGGTCTGCTCATCGACGGAACATGGCAGTCCGCCGCCGCGGAACGCACCTTCACCGTCGAAGACCCCTCCACCACCACGACCCTGTGCGCCGTGCCCGACGCCACCGCCGACGACGCGCTGCGCGCACTCGACGCCGCCGACCGGGCCCAGTCCTCCTGGGCTTCGTACCCGCCCCGCCACCGCGGCGAGATCCTGCGGCGCGCCTTCGAGACGATCACCAGCAGGCACGAGGACCTGTCCCTGCTGATGACGCTGGAAATGGGCAAACCGCTGGCCGAGTCCCGCGCCGAAGTCACCTACGCCGCCGAATTCTTCCGCTGGTTCGCCGAGGAAGCCGTCCGCATCGACGGCGATTACGCCGTCTCCCCCAACGGCAGCGGACGGATGCTGGTCACACGCCAACCGGTCGGACCGTCACTGATGGTCACCCCCTGGAACTTCCCCATGGCCATGGGCACCCGAAAAATCGGTCCCGCCGTGGCGGCGGGCTGCACCATGGTGATCAAACCCGCCCACCAGACACCGCTGACCATGCTGGCCCTGGGCGAGATCCTCACCGAAGCGGGACTGCCCCACGGCGTGCTCAACATCATCACCGCCCGGAACGCCGACGAGGTGATGCGCCCGCTGATCACCGACCCCCGCGCCCGCAAACTCACCTTCACCGGCTCCACCCCGGTGGGACGCACCCTGATCGAACAATCCGCCCGACAAGTACTCAAAACTTCCATGGAACTCGGCGGCAACGCCCCGTTCCTGGTCTTCGGCGACGCCGACGTCGACGCCGCCGTCGATGGGGCCATGCTGGCCAAAATGCGCAACATCGGTGAAGCCTGCACCGCGGCCAACCGCTTCTACCTGCACCGCGACATCGCCGAGGAATTCACCGACAAACTCACCCGGCGCATGCGAGCACTGCGCCTGGGACGCGGTGTCGGCGACAACGTCGAAGTCGGCCCGCTGATCGACTCCGCCCAACGCGACAAAGTCACCGAACTCGTCGACGACGCCGTCGGCCAGGGCGCGAGCGTACTCACCGGCGGCAAAGCCGAAACCGGACCCGGCTACTACTACCCGCCCACAGTCCTGACCGATGTCCCCCCATCCGCCCGCCTGACCAGCGAAGAAGTGTTCGGGCCCGTAGCGCCGATCAGCACCTTCACCGACGAGGACGAAGCCGTCACCGCCGCCAACAACACCGAATTCGGGCTGGTCAGCTACGCCTACACCCGGGACATGCCACGCGCGCTCCGCGTCAGCGAATCCCTGCAGACCGGCATGGTCGGACTCAACCAGGGCGTGGTCTCCAACGCCGCCGCACCCTTCGGCGGAGTCAAACAATCCGGCATCGGCCGCGAAGGCGGCAAGATCGGCATCGACGAATACCTGGAAACCAAATACATCGCCGTCGGCGGGCTGTGA
- a CDS encoding putative F420-dependent oxidoreductase (product_source=TIGR03621; cath_funfam=3.20.20.30; cog=COG2141; pfam=PF00296; superfamily=51679; tigrfam=TIGR03621), whose protein sequence is MTDERIEISVQATPDQTDTWTQLARRCEDLGVRALLAADHPGVGASPFVALAAAAAATSTLRVGTYVLNTGVRDPLLIATDAATLDVISDGRAEIGLGAGHTPAEWEMTGHTRPSPAARVRRLRTVATAVRQLLDGSTVPAEELATLRDVSLQAPRPIQQRIPLLVGGANPDLLRWGGAHADTVGLSGLGRTLPDGHSHTVSWSPQRVDAHVERIHRGARAAGTNRPSVEAIVQQVVVTEDRHAAAAPLAEQLDTPIEDILAVPYLWIGTTDEIIEQLHPARHGWGITRWVVRGDALDRAVPVLNRL, encoded by the coding sequence GTGACGGACGAACGGATCGAGATCTCGGTACAGGCCACCCCGGACCAAACGGACACGTGGACACAGCTGGCACGCCGCTGCGAGGACCTGGGCGTTCGGGCGCTGCTGGCAGCCGACCACCCAGGTGTCGGCGCATCACCGTTCGTGGCCCTGGCCGCGGCGGCAGCCGCCACCTCGACACTGCGAGTGGGCACCTACGTCCTCAACACCGGCGTGCGGGACCCGCTGCTGATCGCCACCGACGCGGCCACCCTGGACGTGATCTCCGACGGTCGCGCCGAGATCGGCCTCGGAGCCGGACACACCCCCGCCGAATGGGAAATGACCGGACACACCCGCCCCTCCCCGGCCGCGCGAGTGCGCAGGCTGCGCACCGTGGCCACGGCCGTACGCCAACTGCTCGACGGATCCACCGTTCCCGCCGAGGAGCTCGCGACGCTGCGCGACGTGTCCCTGCAGGCACCCCGACCGATCCAACAACGAATACCGCTGCTGGTCGGCGGCGCCAACCCGGACCTGCTGCGCTGGGGCGGGGCGCACGCCGACACCGTCGGGCTGTCCGGACTGGGCCGCACGCTGCCCGACGGGCACTCCCACACCGTGTCCTGGTCACCGCAACGCGTGGACGCACACGTCGAGCGGATCCACCGCGGCGCACGGGCCGCGGGCACGAACCGACCGAGCGTGGAGGCAATCGTGCAGCAGGTCGTGGTCACCGAGGACCGGCACGCCGCTGCCGCGCCCCTCGCCGAGCAGCTCGACACGCCGATCGAGGACATCCTGGCCGTGCCCTACCTCTGGATCGGCACCACCGACGAAATCATCGAGCAGCTCCACCCCGCCCGCCACGGGTGGGGCATCACCCGCTGGGTCGTCCGCGGCGACGCCCTCGACCGCGCCGTGCCCGTCCTCAACCGGCTATGA
- a CDS encoding drug/metabolite transporter (DMT)-like permease (product_source=COG0697; cog=COG0697; pfam=PF00892; superfamily=103481; transmembrane_helix_parts=Inside_1_20,TMhelix_21_40,Outside_41_44,TMhelix_45_62,Inside_63_74,TMhelix_75_97,Outside_98_100,TMhelix_101_123,Inside_124_131,TMhelix_132_154,Outside_155_157,TMhelix_158_180,Inside_181_192,TMhelix_193_215,Outside_216_219,TMhelix_220_242,Inside_243_250,TMhelix_251_273,Outside_274_277,TMhelix_278_300,Inside_301_330) yields MDRDAGMILSRAARVRPRPAVALGALGIATSGIFIDLSAASPGTATFFRCALALPLLWPLARGERRRTGGLSWRGGAVAAAAGAFFAGDAMLWTQAILEVGAGVTAVLVNTQVIIVPLLSSLVDRERLPRSFPVVVGCMGTGIVLTGGILGTGVSGDAPARGTVHAVLAALCYSGFLFLLRRGGRTEGVVQSYCGVLISAVAVSVTVGVLWQGITVTPGWAALGWLALTAVCGQVGGWLLVALAASRLSSTVSSALLMLSPVGALLLGALVLGERPTLPQLLGCALILASAYAASASGSFHRRFTNTGEKPRDSASWTDRAEQRDRNGLP; encoded by the coding sequence ATGGACCGCGATGCCGGCATGATCCTCTCGCGGGCGGCTCGTGTACGACCCCGGCCCGCGGTCGCTCTGGGCGCGCTCGGTATCGCCACGTCCGGAATTTTCATCGACCTGTCCGCCGCGTCACCGGGCACTGCCACGTTCTTTCGGTGCGCGCTCGCGTTGCCGTTGCTGTGGCCGCTGGCCCGCGGTGAACGGCGCCGGACGGGTGGGCTGTCGTGGCGCGGCGGTGCCGTCGCGGCGGCGGCAGGAGCCTTCTTCGCCGGGGACGCGATGTTGTGGACGCAGGCGATCCTCGAGGTCGGCGCCGGGGTGACCGCGGTGCTGGTCAACACGCAGGTGATCATCGTTCCACTGCTGAGCTCACTCGTCGACCGCGAGCGTCTACCGCGCTCCTTCCCGGTCGTCGTTGGCTGCATGGGCACGGGCATCGTGCTCACCGGCGGAATCCTCGGCACCGGAGTCTCCGGCGACGCTCCGGCACGCGGAACGGTCCACGCCGTGCTGGCCGCGTTGTGCTACTCGGGATTTTTGTTCCTGCTGCGCCGCGGCGGGCGCACCGAAGGAGTGGTGCAGTCCTACTGTGGCGTGCTCATCTCGGCAGTCGCCGTCTCGGTCACCGTTGGAGTGCTGTGGCAGGGCATCACTGTGACACCCGGCTGGGCGGCGTTGGGATGGTTGGCCCTGACGGCGGTGTGCGGCCAGGTCGGCGGCTGGCTGTTGGTCGCCCTGGCGGCCTCTCGGCTGAGCAGCACGGTCAGCTCGGCTCTGCTCATGCTGAGCCCGGTCGGTGCTCTCCTCCTGGGGGCTCTCGTCCTCGGCGAACGGCCGACGCTCCCGCAGCTGCTCGGCTGCGCCCTGATACTCGCCAGTGCCTACGCCGCCTCCGCGTCCGGCTCGTTCCACCGCCGCTTCACGAACACCGGTGAGAAACCGCGTGACAGTGCCTCCTGGACCGATCGGGCTGAGCAGCGGGACCGGAACGGCCTCCCCTGA
- a CDS encoding hypothetical protein (product_source=Hypo-rule applied; cath_funfam=2.160.20.10; pfam=PF03211; smart=SM00710; superfamily=51126; transmembrane_helix_parts=Inside_1_11,TMhelix_12_34,Outside_35_261), with protein sequence MTGISSRIRKSLYLATLSTMTVLGTVVAVPYGHAEVPVPDARGEQAVDATITVEGTMDGGLTRYYGEGELGSGDQTEGQPPIFELADGATLQNVIIGAPAADGIHCEGSCTLRNVWWEDVGEDAATFDADYASATMTVRGGGAQYAADKVFQANGAGTMTISDFRVEDFGKLYRSCGNCSDQVDRHVVIDDVTATAPGDTLAGVNINYGDTAEFSDITIVGGSEMGICSWYEGIEDSGEPEEVGSGPGVNCLYDQSDITFE encoded by the coding sequence TTGACAGGTATTTCGTCCCGAATTCGGAAAAGTCTGTACCTGGCGACGTTGTCCACGATGACGGTGCTGGGAACGGTGGTGGCGGTTCCGTACGGACACGCAGAAGTGCCCGTACCGGATGCGCGGGGAGAGCAGGCTGTGGATGCCACGATCACTGTCGAGGGCACGATGGACGGTGGTCTGACCCGATACTACGGCGAGGGAGAGCTCGGCAGTGGTGACCAGACCGAGGGGCAGCCACCGATCTTCGAGCTCGCCGACGGGGCCACGCTGCAGAACGTCATCATCGGCGCCCCGGCCGCCGACGGGATCCACTGCGAGGGTTCCTGCACCCTGCGCAACGTGTGGTGGGAGGACGTCGGCGAGGACGCCGCGACGTTCGACGCCGACTACGCCTCGGCCACGATGACCGTGCGGGGCGGCGGTGCCCAGTACGCCGCGGACAAGGTGTTTCAGGCCAACGGCGCGGGAACCATGACAATCAGTGACTTCCGGGTCGAGGACTTCGGCAAGCTGTACCGCTCCTGCGGCAACTGCAGCGATCAGGTCGACCGCCACGTGGTCATCGACGATGTGACCGCCACCGCTCCCGGCGACACGCTGGCCGGTGTCAATATCAACTACGGTGACACCGCCGAGTTCTCCGACATCACGATCGTCGGTGGTTCCGAGATGGGAATCTGCTCCTGGTACGAGGGCATCGAGGACTCCGGCGAGCCCGAAGAGGTCGGCAGCGGTCCGGGGGTGAACTGCCTCTACGACCAGTCCGACATCACGTTCGAATGA
- a CDS encoding DNA-binding GntR family transcriptional regulator (product_source=COG1802; cath_funfam=1.10.10.10,1.20.120.530; cog=COG1802; pfam=PF00392,PF07729; smart=SM00345,SM00895; superfamily=46785,48008): protein MSNTTPSETAPPPSGERQRQPATDRAYRHVKAGLLDGSHPDGHLLSEGEIAQTLGMSRTPVREAFLRLQSEGFLRLYPKRGALVVPITPAEAHSLLEARLALESFAIDKLAALGERHLVTVGRRLLDHPACDPGELSDSEMHEADRDFHAQLVAAADSPVVTDLYSALRDRQLRITSTARTHEASRRTAVTEQHNGLVTALRDGDAAEAKRRLREHLTHTMRAIGMSEDFPTPGQ from the coding sequence GTGTCGAACACAACACCCTCGGAGACGGCCCCTCCCCCCTCCGGCGAGCGGCAGCGGCAACCCGCCACGGACCGCGCCTACCGGCACGTCAAAGCAGGACTGCTGGACGGCAGCCACCCCGACGGGCACCTGCTGTCCGAAGGGGAGATCGCCCAAACACTGGGCATGTCCCGCACCCCCGTCCGGGAAGCCTTCCTGCGGCTGCAGAGCGAGGGATTCCTACGGCTGTACCCCAAACGGGGTGCCCTGGTCGTACCGATCACCCCGGCCGAAGCGCATTCACTGCTGGAAGCCCGTCTCGCCCTGGAAAGCTTCGCGATCGACAAACTCGCCGCCCTCGGGGAGCGACACCTCGTCACGGTCGGACGACGGCTGCTCGACCACCCCGCCTGCGACCCCGGCGAACTCTCCGACTCCGAGATGCACGAGGCCGACCGCGACTTCCACGCACAGCTGGTCGCCGCCGCCGACAGCCCCGTGGTCACCGACCTCTACAGCGCGCTCCGCGACCGCCAACTACGCATCACATCAACCGCCCGCACCCACGAAGCATCCCGGCGTACCGCGGTCACCGAACAGCACAACGGACTGGTCACCGCCCTCCGCGACGGCGACGCGGCCGAGGCCAAACGTAGGCTGCGCGAACACCTGACCCACACGATGCGAGCCATCGGCATGAGCGAGGACTTCCCCACTCCCGGGCAGTGA
- a CDS encoding MFS family permease (product_source=COG0477; cath_funfam=1.20.1250.20; cog=COG0477; pfam=PF07690; superfamily=103473; transmembrane_helix_parts=Inside_1_24,TMhelix_25_47,Outside_48_61,TMhelix_62_84,Inside_85_92,TMhelix_93_115,Outside_116_118,TMhelix_119_141,Inside_142_147,TMhelix_148_167,Outside_168_176,TMhelix_177_199,Inside_200_240,TMhelix_241_263,Outside_264_272,TMhelix_273_295,Inside_296_307,TMhelix_308_330,Outside_331_333,TMhelix_334_353,Inside_354_365,TMhelix_366_388,Outside_389_402,TMhelix_403_420,Inside_421_446) translates to MRVTIGPSESSVTESVPTATSRRAWLVWSVAAACYFVALFHRASLAVAADAALDRFSAGPAALSVLSALQLGIYLALQIPAGVLADRIGPRRLITGATLALAVGSAVFAVSASLVGGLAGRALIGLGDAFLFTNVLRLAAHWFPAERFGRIAALTGLVGGVGQLAATAPLATSLRVLGWLGTFLGAAGLTAVLAVSAWAMVRDRPRVVDSGDAVGRPSSAREVEPVRVALRAVVTTPGTWHSFWVHFVMMGQFVAVTVLWGPPWLMRAQGYGAAAAGNWVLLCVAGFLVGAWACGQFVAGRPARRERFVLVLSLLLAVVWLTVIGWPGVLPVALLAVLLVLIGIGGGAAMLAFDGARTVNAAHRSGLAVGTANMGGFTAAVLIQLAVGGVLRVAEGLAAGPSYRLAYVPVLLVIVVGALGQLRQSRRARGVGRGRARFQGTRPTPT, encoded by the coding sequence GTGCGCGTCACGATCGGCCCTTCGGAATCCTCGGTCACCGAGTCCGTCCCGACGGCGACGTCACGACGGGCCTGGCTCGTGTGGTCGGTGGCGGCGGCGTGTTACTTCGTGGCGCTGTTTCACCGGGCGAGTCTGGCGGTGGCCGCCGATGCGGCGCTGGATCGGTTCTCGGCCGGCCCTGCCGCGTTGTCTGTTCTCTCGGCGCTGCAGCTGGGGATCTACCTGGCGTTGCAGATCCCGGCGGGTGTCCTGGCCGACCGGATCGGCCCGCGACGACTGATCACCGGGGCCACGTTGGCGTTGGCCGTGGGTTCGGCGGTGTTCGCGGTCAGCGCGTCCCTCGTGGGCGGGTTGGCGGGACGTGCGTTGATCGGTCTCGGTGACGCGTTCCTGTTCACCAACGTCCTGCGGCTGGCCGCGCATTGGTTCCCGGCCGAGAGGTTCGGCAGGATCGCGGCGTTGACCGGGTTGGTCGGCGGTGTGGGCCAGTTGGCGGCCACCGCTCCGCTCGCCACCTCGCTGCGTGTGCTGGGGTGGCTGGGCACGTTTCTGGGGGCGGCCGGGTTGACCGCGGTACTGGCGGTGTCGGCCTGGGCGATGGTGCGAGACCGGCCCCGGGTGGTGGACTCCGGTGATGCCGTCGGCCGGCCATCGTCGGCTCGGGAGGTCGAGCCGGTGCGGGTGGCGCTGCGGGCTGTGGTGACCACGCCCGGCACGTGGCACTCGTTCTGGGTGCACTTCGTGATGATGGGGCAGTTCGTGGCGGTGACGGTGCTGTGGGGGCCGCCGTGGTTGATGCGGGCGCAGGGCTACGGTGCCGCGGCGGCGGGGAACTGGGTGTTGCTGTGTGTGGCGGGGTTCCTGGTGGGGGCTTGGGCGTGTGGGCAGTTCGTGGCGGGGCGACCGGCACGTCGGGAGCGGTTCGTGCTGGTGTTGTCGTTGCTGCTGGCCGTGGTGTGGCTGACCGTGATCGGCTGGCCCGGAGTGCTGCCCGTCGCGTTGCTGGCGGTGTTGCTGGTGCTGATCGGAATCGGTGGCGGGGCGGCGATGCTGGCTTTCGACGGGGCCAGAACGGTCAACGCGGCACACCGGTCGGGGCTGGCGGTGGGTACCGCGAACATGGGTGGCTTCACCGCCGCTGTGCTGATCCAGCTCGCCGTTGGTGGGGTGCTGCGGGTGGCCGAGGGGCTGGCGGCGGGCCCGTCCTACCGGTTGGCCTACGTGCCGGTGTTGCTGGTGATCGTGGTGGGCGCGCTCGGCCAGCTCCGGCAGTCGCGGCGCGCCCGTGGGGTTGGCCGGGGGCGAGCTCGGTTTCAGGGCACGCGTCCGACTCCGACGTAG